In Paenibacillus dendritiformis, the DNA window TGCCCTGGGCCACGATGACGTCGCTGCCCGCCCGTTCCGCTTCCATCGCTTCGCGGACGGTCGTCACCATCGTCGTGACCCGAATCCCCCGCCGCTTCACTCCTTCCATGAACCGGGCAGGCAGAATGCCGAATGCGGTGCTGATCACAGGCACATTCTCCTCAAGGAGCACCTGCATCTGCTGCTCGAACCGATCGGGCGTATGCAGCTCCGCGGCCGGCTCTCCAAGCCCAAGCTCGGATCGGATGCCGCGCAGCACTTCGTTCACCTCGGCGATTCGGCTCGGATCGTCCGTCATATCGGCCGCGAACAGATTAACCGCGAACGGCTTGGCGGTCCGCTGGCGAATCAGCCGAATCGCCGCCCGGATATCGTCCGGCTCCATATAGGCCGCGCCCAGCGTCCCGAGAGCGCCTGCTTCGGACACGCTCGCCACGAGATCCGCGGTCGTCGGCCCGCCCGCCATGCCGGCTTGGACGATAGGATACGCGATATTCAATGCTTTGCACAGCTCCGTGGTCATCTTCATCCTGATCTCAGCTCCATTCCATCCAGTTTTAGACCCCGCCGTCCCTATGCCGGATATCCTTTAAGTACCAATCCTTACCTTTCAGCAGTAAACGAGAGCTTTAACAAGATCGCCTTCAGCGCAACGCCAATGTTGTATCTGCTGGCAATACAAACGTCCACCCATGACACATTTTTTCTTCATTGGATGTTACGATTTTATGACAGCCCGCGATTGAATGAGGAGCGATACGCGCCGAAGGTGGCCCATTCGTGCAAGGAGCCGGAAAAACCGGATGTCACAAGGATTCGCACGATCATGCCACAGCACTATTGTACAAATAATTACCAGTCAAAGCGAGTCCCCTTCGCGCGAAAACCGCACTTTTCAGCGCCCTCCTAATGTGACAATATTGCAAACTCGGCCTTTCCGCCCATAAATGTGTACAAAAATCAAAACGGCGGATTTCGGCCGAATACGCGTGATTTTTGTCACATATCACATTTAATCGTTTATTTTTTTGGTTTTCACATCCAATGTCAAACCATTTAATGTCATTTATGGTTTTCTATATGCTTTGTTTTTCTACTCCCTTCTTACTAACATAGACTGTGAAATCATTATCCCGACATATTTCAGCGAAGTTCATCACACATAGAAAGGGGTATTTTTGTGAAAAAGAGATGGTCGCTATCTTTTCTTTTCCTATCTCTTATCATCCTGCTGACCGGATGTGATTCATCACTGCTCGTGCTGAATCCAAAAGGTCCGGTGGCCAAGACCCAATCGGACACGATCATCTTCTCCATGTTTATTATGGCGGGCGTGCTGCTGGTCGTCTACGTCCTGTACATCTACATGCTGACCAAGTACCGGGCGTCGAAGGCCGCGCCGGATTATGAGCCGCCTCATATGGAGGGAAGCACATGGCTGGAAATTACGTGGACGCTCATTCCGGTCATTATCGTCATCATTCTGTCGGTCGTTACGATTCGATCGACCAATGCCGTGGAGACAACGCCGGCAGGCTATGAGGATCAGAAGCCGCTTATCGTCTATGCCTCCTCCTCGAACTGGAAGTGGCATTTCAGCTATCCGGAAGAAGGCGTCGAGACGGTCAATTACGTCAATATTCCGACGAACCGGCCAGTCGAGTTCCGGCTCTATTCGTACGGGCCGATTACAAGCTTCTGGATTCCCCAGCTCGGCGGGCAGAAATACGCTATGAGCGACATGGTGACCAAGCTACGGCTTGTCGCCGAACATGAGGGTTCCTACATGGGCAAGAACTCCAACTTCTCGGGCGCGGGCTTTGCCCACATGGATTTCGAGGCATTGGCCATGTCGCCGGAAGCCTTCGACAAATGGGTGAACGAAGTGAAAACCACCGCGCCGGAGCTGACGAGCGAAGAGTTCGACGCCTTGCTCGCGACGGAGCATGTCGGACGCAAGAGCTACTCGTCAACCCATCTGGCCTTCAAGCCTGCGCCTGAAGGCGAGCATGCAGGCCATCATCACGGATCCGACGATGCGACCGCTCCGGAAGCAGATTCGGAGCACTCCGGCACGAACCACACGGGAACGGAGCATTCGGACACCGACCATGCGAATATGAATCATTCGGATATGGATCACGGTGCGATGAACGGTTCAGAGCCGGATCATGAGCAGACGGAGCACTCTCAGCATGGCAACTAGATTCGCAGAGAAAGGAGTCAAATCTGTATGAAATGGGACGAATTTTTCGTTACCGGAGAACCGATGATCTACGGCGCGATGGCCAGTATCGTCATCGTGTCGCTCGCCATCCTCATCGGGTTAACCTATTTCAAAAAATGGGGTTACCTGTGGCGCGAATGGCTGACGACCGTCGATCATAAGCGCATCGGCGTCATGTATATCATCGCCGCGCTCCTCATGCTGTTCCGCGGCGGCGTCGACGCCCTGCTGATGCGTACGCAGCTTGCGGCTCCGGACATGAAGTTCCTGGATGCGCAGCACTATAACGAGATCTTTACGACACACGGGGTCATCATGATCCTGTTCATGGCGATGCCGTTCATTATCGGCTTAATGAACGTCGTGATCCCGCTTCAGATCGGGGCCCGCGACGTCGCATTTCCACGCTTGAATGCGGTCAGCTTCTGGCTGTTCTTCTTCGGGGCGATGCTGTTCAACATTTCGTTCGTGATCGGAGGGTCGCCGGACGCCGGCTGGACCGCTTACTTCCCGCTCGCGAGCGTCGAGTTCAGTCCGACCGTCGGCATGAACTTCTACTCCATCGCGCTGCAGATTGCCGGGATCGGCACCTTGATGACCGGGGTCAACTTCATCGTGACCATTCTCAAAATGCGCGCGCCTGGCATGACGCTGATGCGCATGCCGATGTTCACGTGGTCGGTTCTCATCACCTGCGTCATCATCCTGTTCGCGTTCCCGGTTCTCACGGTAGCGCTCGCCTTGATGATGTTCGACCGGATGTTCGGGGCGCAATTCTTCACGATGGCTAATGGCGGCATGGATATGCTGTGGGCCAACCTGTTCTGGGTATGGGGCCATCCGGAGGTCTATATCGTCGTCCTCCCTGCGTTCGGGATTTACAGCGAGATTATCTCGACCTTCTCGCGCAAAAACTTGTACGGCTATAAATCGATGGTATTCAGCATGGTTGCCATCTCGCTCCTGTCCTTCGTCGTATGGGCTCACCACTTCTATACGATGGGTCACGGGGCCATGGTCAACGGCTTCTTCTCCGTCACGACGATGGCGATAGCCGTGCCGACCGGCGTCAAAATATTCAACTGGCTCTTCACGATGCAAAAAGGGAAGATACAGTTTACGACGCCGATGATGTATGCCCTCGCCTTCATTCCGATCTTCACGATCGGGGGCGTCACGGGCGTCATGCTCGCGATGGCGAGCGCCGACTATCAATACCATAATACGATGTTCCTGGTCGCGCACTTCCACTATGTGCTTATTCCAGGCACCGTGTTCGCGGTCATTGCCGGCATGTACTACTGGTTCCCGAAAATATTCGGCTTCCGCCTGAACGAGCGTCTGGGCAAAATCAGCTTCTGGTTCATCGCGATCTGCTTCAACATCACGTTCTTGCCGCTGTTCTTCCTCGGCTTGAACGGCATGACGCGCCGGATGTACACCTACTCGGCCGAGACCGGCTTCGGTCCGCTGAACCTGATCGCCACGATTGGCGCCTTCGGTCTGGCTATCGGCTTCGCGATTCTCGTGTACAACATTTACTGGAGCGCCCGGTACGCGCCAAGAGACAAGACGGGCGACCCTTGGGATGCGCGTACGCTGGAGTGGAGCACCCACAGTCCGGTGCCGGAGTACAACTTCGCCGTCATCCCGAATGTGAAGAGCATGGACGCGTTCTGGTTCTGGAAAAAAGACAAACAGCCGCTGTATGAAGACAAAATCGAAGAGATCCATATGCCGAATAACAGCGGACAACCGTTTATTCTGGGCGTCATCTTCTTCTTCCTGGGCTTCTTCCTCGTCTTCAGCTGGTGGATTCCGTCCATCATCGCCGGCCTGGGTGTGCTGATTATGCTCGCGGTCCGCTCCTTCGAGCGCGATCACGGCCACCACATTCCGGTGAAGACGATTCAGGAGACGGAACAACGATTGCGGGGTGAACAAGCATGAAAGTAGATAACACGCTGCCGCTTGAATATCGCTCGGAGGAGAACAGCAACCGTATTTTCGGATTCTGGTTGTTCCTGGGGGCAGAGATTGTCCTCTTCTCCACCCTCTTTGCTGTCTATCTGACATTGTGGAACCGTACGGGCAGCGGCCCGACGGGTACGGATATTTTTGAACTGAAGGGCGTCCTGATCGAGACGTTCCTGCTGCTGACCAGCAGCTTCACCTGCGGTCTCGCGATTCACAGCATGCGTCTCGGACTGAAGAAGCCGACGCTCGTCTTCTTCGGCATCACCCTGCTGCTCGGCCTTGGCTTCCTCGGCGTCGAGATTGCCGAGTTCGTAACCTATGTCCATGAAGGCGCAACCCTGCAGACGAGCGCCTTCCTGTCCAGCTTGTTCGTGCTGCTGGGCACGCATGGCGCGCACGTCACGCTGGGCCTGCTGTGGGGAGCAGGGATAATGATTCAGATTACGCGCGAAGGCTTTACGATGGATACATCGAATAAATCGTTCATCTTCTCGCTGTACTGGCACTTCCTTGACGTCGTCTGGATCTTCATCTTCAGCTTTGTCTACTTGAAAGGATTGATGTGACATGAAACAACTGTTCCCGATTCGTCATGTGATGGGATATGTCTTCTCTCTCATCCTTTCTGTCGTCGCGCTGGCCGTCATCTTCTGGGATATGTCGTTCGCCATGGGAATGACCATCCTGCTCGTCTGTGCAGCTATCCAGGCATCGGTGCAGTTGTTCTTGTTCATGCACGCCACGGAAGACAAGACAACGAAGTCGTCCAACATGACGAACCTCGTCTATGCGCTGTTCGTCGGTCTGGTCACCGTATTCGGTACGCTGTTCACGATGATCTGGGGTTATCAATAAAGCGAAATATTCACCTGCAAATAAGCCTGCTCCTACCCTGGAGCAGGCTTATTTCAGACTGTCGGCAAAGTCCTGTCGACAGTCTTTTTCTTAGGCAGGGCGGGGCCGGGGAAGGCAGGACCGTTAGGTCAGGGCAAGCGGGTACGGCATGGAGCAAGATGGTCCGCGGTTGAAGCGGTACGCGCATGAAGGAATCTCGCCCGCGGTTGTAGCCAGCGGGTACGGCATGAAATTGCTGCATAGGCGCAGCATTTTTAGCCTCAAGAGGTTAAATTCCGAGAAAATCCTGTAAAACTGCATCATTTCGCCATTTTGAACGCTATCTGCGCCTTGCCGCGGGATTATTGCTGTATTTTCGCAGTAATCCTATGTTCGCATACTCGTGCCAATGAAATTGCTGCATTCTTGCAGTATTGCAGAGCAGATAGCTCAGTTCAGAAGCTCAATCCATATCATGGTGTAAAAAGAAAATGGCATAAAAGAAGAGCCACAGCAAGGATCCACGTATAAGAATAAGATTGTCGAGACAACATGCCGAAGGAGGATCTGGCTATGACCAGAGATGAGGAGATAGCGCCTTATTAGAATCTATCATGAATCAAGTTTTGCAGGCGCAGGCAACGGAACAGTGGAAGACGAGACACTATGACTGAGCAGAAAAGCGTGCAGTTGACCGTAATGGAACCATCCAAAACGGGACAAGGCCTGCCCCTTTCATATTTGTCGACGCCCTGAAATAAGCCTGCTCCATGGTAAGGAGCAGGCTTATTTTGATTTTATTTTCGAAATATCAATTAAGATTCAGATTATTTCATTTCCATAAATGTCCTTATATAGTATCATAAGGAATGAAAAATAATAGGAGGTACGGAAAATGAAGCGCAGGTTTTCATCTTTTTCATTAATTTTCCTGTCAATTGTTCATCCTGTTGCAACTTACTCCAGTGGCTTCCGCATACGAAGATAACACAAACCGTTACTTGAATCTAGGTTTTTCCCTATCAGAAATTAAGGACTTTACCGAAGTAGATAGGAACTATCTGAATGGACTGGATGGAGATTTGGTCTTAAAAAGCGAAAAGTACTTTCAAATCATCTCTCAACTTTCTACTAAGACCCCAAAAGAATTTCTTTTTAAAAATTCATTTCAATGGTTAACTGAACCTAATTTTACATTAGAAGATGTTGTTGCCATAACCCATCCTGAGCATTTTTCACATGTAAATAACAGCGAAATATTTAAATATACGTACGATACTTATACCAATATGCTCCCTCCTTCCTATGTTGGTACGAAAGATGTCTACCAATGGGATGCCAACCGGAATAATACGTACGGCATGGCATTCGTCTACGACTTGCTAGGCTCTGATAGAGATGGGCTTGGGAACAAGTTAATTGTGAGAAATAATAGAGGATATATGGCTTATCGGGTGACTCTAAATAATAACACCTACTTCCAGGGCAGTGCGCATGCTCATTACGCACATACTCAATATGGCATTAGTGGTCTAAGCATCGATTTAAAGTCGGGAAGCCTGTCCTTGTCTGGAGCAATTAGCGTTGATTATGCCGATGATGTGGGGAAAACGTTTGACATTGAATAATTCAAATTTCTTTGGCAACGGGTTTATGCTCGTTGCCACACTTTTTCCTATAACGGAGGTGTCACTTTGTTTGGCCTATACTTTTTCCTCGTCTTCGTAAGTGCCATCTGCTTTCTTATCAGTTTTGTCAGCACAATCAAAGGGATTGTGGATCGGTCCACCTACAAAGAGCGCCTGTTCTGGGCTTGTGTAAGCATGGTCGTCTTTCTCTACTGTATAATGGCAGTCTTACTCAGATAATAATACAAAGTACATTTCTGGACTTCCAAAGAGTATTCTCACTTGATTGAATGTTTTGTTTTGTCCATATCAGCGCGGTGGCCTTTCTCCTTTGAGCACAATCCTCTAGGCTCACTGCCACTCTTTCAGCCTCTGCAAAATCCTATCCTGGTTTTACCGAGATAGGATTTTCTTATGTCTATAGCGACTCGGTGCAGCCCCCCTCTTTATTGATGCAACTCGCCGCATATGTGACCCCTCGCCCCCTTCCAGAATAGGATGGTCTAGGCAAATAACTATAGGGAGGATCCGAACGCTATGTACGATTACCCCATGTATCCTTATTACAGTACAATGACGAAGTGCGAGGAGCAGCCGATTACGTTCCCGCCCCAGCATCAAAATCAGCAGCCTGGGCTGGAATATGTAATGTGTCCGCGGCCGATCGCGGAGAATCCGCACTATACCGGCAGCGGCAAGCTTCGGGATCGGACCGTGCTCATTACGGGCGGGGACAGCGGCATTGGGCGGGCTGTGGCCATTGCTTGCGCCAAGGAAGGAGCGGCGGTCGCCTTCGCTTACCTGTATGAAGAGGTCGATGCAGAGGAGACCCGCGCCCGGATCGAACAGTTGGGAGGACGTGTCCTGGCGATGAAGGCCGATCTCCGCAGCAGGGCCGCGTGCTGCGACATCGTGGAGCAGACGCTGCGCCGCTTCGGACGGCTCGATGTGCTGATCAATAATATCGGCGTGCAGTATCCGCAGCACAGCCTGCTTGATATTACGGAGGAACAGCTAGAGCAGACGTTCCGGACCAATGTCTTCTCCTTCTTCTTCGTCACGCAGGCGGCGCTGCCCCATCTGAAGCCGGGCAGCTCAATTATCAATACTGCCTCGGTTACTGCTTATCGCGGCGAGAAGACCTTGATTGACTATTCGTCGACAAAGGGCGCCATCGTATCCTTCACCCGCTCATTGTCCCTCTCGCTGGTCGAGCAAGGCATCCGCGTCAACGCGGTCGCCCCGGGCCCGATCTGGACTCCGCTCATTCCGTCCAGCTTCCCCGCCGATCGGGTGGCGGTCTTCGGATCGGATACGCCAATGAAGCGGGCCGGCCAGCCGTTCGAGCTCGCTCCCGCGTATATCTACCTGGCGAGCGACGACTCTCGCTACGTGACCGGCGAGACGATGCATGTGAACGGCGGCGGGTTCATTACCTCTTGAGCCCGGCCGCAAGGAGCAGGGCGGCTCGCGGTCCGGCGGCCAGCCTGCCGATGGCCTGCCGAGGCTAGGCCGCCTTTCTTCTCATCACTTGATAGATAACCTCGGAGAACACCAGCCCCATCGCGATCGCCCCCGATATCATCGCCGCCTTGACCCCAAGCTGCACCGCGATGTCGTATTGATTCCAGACCGCATGCCGCATCGCGTCATAGGCCATGCCGCCGGGCACAAGCGGGATAATGCCGGAGACATTGAAAATAATGATCGGCGTCCGGTACTTCTTGGCGAAGACGTGGCTTATCATCGTCACGACGAAGGAGGCGATCAAGGTCGCCGGAATGGCATCGAACCCGACCATTGTACACGAGAGGTAGACAAGCCACCCCATTAAGCCGACGAAGCCGCACTGCACAAGATTCTTCGCCGGAACATTGAAAAGGATACCGAAAGCAGCCGTCGCGAAGAAGCTGACCGCCAGTTGTTCGATGAAGCTCATTCCCATCCTCCTTCCCTTATCCGAGGGACAAGACGCATGCGATTCCGGCGCCGATCGCGAAGGCCGTCAGGAAGGCCTCCGCGCCCTTCGAGATGCCGGAGACGAGATGTCCGGCCATCAGATCCCGAACGGCATTCGTAATCAGCAGTCCGGGGACGAGCGGCATGACCGAACCGATGATAATTTTATCCAAGTCGCGCCCCAGCCCATAGGTGACGCATAGATAGGACACCGTCCCGATGGCGATTGACGCCAGGAACTCGGCGAAAAACTTGATGCGCACCAGTCCGTGCACATACAGCAGCAGCGAGAAGCCGATGCCGCCCGCCAGCATCGCGGGCACAAATTCCGGCCAGCCGCCCCGGAACATTATGGCGAAGCAGCCGCTGGAGACCGTTGCCGCGGCGATTTGGAGCCATAGCGGGTATGCCAGGCGGGCCTTGTCGATTCGCTGCAGCAAGCGCAGCGCCTCAGCCGCCGGAAGACCGTCGCCGCTAATCCTGCGCGAAATATGGTTGACGAGCGTCACCTTCTTCAGATCGGTCGACCGCTCCCCGATGCGGAACAGCCGCGTCGTCGGCGCGGAGCCGTCAATAGCGAAGATGATTCCGGTCGGCGTCACGAAGCTATGACTGTTCTCGTAGCCGTAAGCAGCCGCAATCCGCATCATCGTGTCCTCTACCCGGTACGTCTCGCCGCCGCATTGGAGCATAATTTTCCCCGCGAGAAGACATACCTGGGTCACCTCGTAGCTTGCACTCGGCTGTGCGCTCATTGCTTCACTCCCCATACTGGCCATCTGCGCTGTCATTGATGACATGCTTGGGACATGCCGCGATGTCCATTCGCAAAAAGGAGAGCCGTCGCTCTCCTTCTCATAGCATTCTGCCTATAGTGTAACCGACGCCTCCCGGTTTAGTCCAGATGAGGAAAATGCAGCCTGCCAGGCACCCGCCACCTAGCTGCGATACACATTGTGATGCCATTCCTGATGCAGGAACGGACCGTCACAATTCTGGACCGCTTCATCATAAGACAAAGGTTGTTCGCTAACCAATATCGCCTCGAAGTAAGCGATACGATTCGCAATAGCGCGTTCGATTGCCTCCCGGCCGCTGATGATCGGGCCATGGCTCGGGATAAGCGCATAATCCCCGTATTTCCTAAGCTTATCCAGCGAGTCCCGATGTCTCGCCACATACTGGCCGCTATCCACCGATGGCAGTATCGCTTCTCCGCCGTTCGTGAACATAAGCTCGTCGCCGATATGAGCGTACTGCCCGTTGATGAGGACAAGCGCACTGCAATGCGCATGGCCAGGGAAGGAAAACAGCGTCAATTCGAAGGAACCGAACGGCAGGTGCAGCGGCTCGTCGAATACGATATCCGGCGTAAAACACGGATGATCCCCCGGATCGGTCCACATATCGAGCGTCACCTGGTAATGCGCGCTTCCGTAAATCGGGACTTCAGGAAGCGCCTTCAGTCCATATATGTGGTCAGCGTGGAAATGCGTCAGTATGACCCCCTCAATCGCGATGCCCTGGGAGGTCAGATCTTCATATACTTGCTGGGCATGCTCCTCGAAGGCGGTATCGATAAGCATCGCCTTGCCATTCTCAATCAGGGCCGTAATATTGTAACCGTAATGCCTGTCCGGGCGCGGCTCAAACATGTAAAGTACGATGCCATCCGCAATCTGGTGCTTCTCCATAGCAACCTCCTGTGTCGAGATAATGATCCTTGTTCAACACCCTCACTATAAAATAAAATGACTGACAACTATATGTCAGCCATGATACGACAACCACATTTCATAAATATATTGTTGGACGGCATTTCTGACCTGGGGAGGATCGACGACCGTACAGTCCTTGCCGAAGCCAATGATGAACTTGGATAGACCCTCTTCATACGGA includes these proteins:
- the qoxA gene encoding cytochrome aa3 quinol oxidase subunit II; its protein translation is MKKRWSLSFLFLSLIILLTGCDSSLLVLNPKGPVAKTQSDTIIFSMFIMAGVLLVVYVLYIYMLTKYRASKAAPDYEPPHMEGSTWLEITWTLIPVIIVIILSVVTIRSTNAVETTPAGYEDQKPLIVYASSSNWKWHFSYPEEGVETVNYVNIPTNRPVEFRLYSYGPITSFWIPQLGGQKYAMSDMVTKLRLVAEHEGSYMGKNSNFSGAGFAHMDFEALAMSPEAFDKWVNEVKTTAPELTSEEFDALLATEHVGRKSYSSTHLAFKPAPEGEHAGHHHGSDDATAPEADSEHSGTNHTGTEHSDTDHANMNHSDMDHGAMNGSEPDHEQTEHSQHGN
- the qoxB gene encoding cytochrome aa3 quinol oxidase subunit I encodes the protein MKWDEFFVTGEPMIYGAMASIVIVSLAILIGLTYFKKWGYLWREWLTTVDHKRIGVMYIIAALLMLFRGGVDALLMRTQLAAPDMKFLDAQHYNEIFTTHGVIMILFMAMPFIIGLMNVVIPLQIGARDVAFPRLNAVSFWLFFFGAMLFNISFVIGGSPDAGWTAYFPLASVEFSPTVGMNFYSIALQIAGIGTLMTGVNFIVTILKMRAPGMTLMRMPMFTWSVLITCVIILFAFPVLTVALALMMFDRMFGAQFFTMANGGMDMLWANLFWVWGHPEVYIVVLPAFGIYSEIISTFSRKNLYGYKSMVFSMVAISLLSFVVWAHHFYTMGHGAMVNGFFSVTTMAIAVPTGVKIFNWLFTMQKGKIQFTTPMMYALAFIPIFTIGGVTGVMLAMASADYQYHNTMFLVAHFHYVLIPGTVFAVIAGMYYWFPKIFGFRLNERLGKISFWFIAICFNITFLPLFFLGLNGMTRRMYTYSAETGFGPLNLIATIGAFGLAIGFAILVYNIYWSARYAPRDKTGDPWDARTLEWSTHSPVPEYNFAVIPNVKSMDAFWFWKKDKQPLYEDKIEEIHMPNNSGQPFILGVIFFFLGFFLVFSWWIPSIIAGLGVLIMLAVRSFERDHGHHIPVKTIQETEQRLRGEQA
- the qoxC gene encoding cytochrome aa3 quinol oxidase subunit III, producing MKVDNTLPLEYRSEENSNRIFGFWLFLGAEIVLFSTLFAVYLTLWNRTGSGPTGTDIFELKGVLIETFLLLTSSFTCGLAIHSMRLGLKKPTLVFFGITLLLGLGFLGVEIAEFVTYVHEGATLQTSAFLSSLFVLLGTHGAHVTLGLLWGAGIMIQITREGFTMDTSNKSFIFSLYWHFLDVVWIFIFSFVYLKGLM
- the qoxD gene encoding cytochrome aa3 quinol oxidase subunit IV, giving the protein MKQLFPIRHVMGYVFSLILSVVALAVIFWDMSFAMGMTILLVCAAIQASVQLFLFMHATEDKTTKSSNMTNLVYALFVGLVTVFGTLFTMIWGYQ
- a CDS encoding SDR family oxidoreductase, encoding MYDYPMYPYYSTMTKCEEQPITFPPQHQNQQPGLEYVMCPRPIAENPHYTGSGKLRDRTVLITGGDSGIGRAVAIACAKEGAAVAFAYLYEEVDAEETRARIEQLGGRVLAMKADLRSRAACCDIVEQTLRRFGRLDVLINNIGVQYPQHSLLDITEEQLEQTFRTNVFSFFFVTQAALPHLKPGSSIINTASVTAYRGEKTLIDYSSTKGAIVSFTRSLSLSLVEQGIRVNAVAPGPIWTPLIPSSFPADRVAVFGSDTPMKRAGQPFELAPAYIYLASDDSRYVTGETMHVNGGGFITS
- a CDS encoding threonine/serine exporter family protein, with product MSFIEQLAVSFFATAAFGILFNVPAKNLVQCGFVGLMGWLVYLSCTMVGFDAIPATLIASFVVTMISHVFAKKYRTPIIIFNVSGIIPLVPGGMAYDAMRHAVWNQYDIAVQLGVKAAMISGAIAMGLVFSEVIYQVMRRKAA
- a CDS encoding threonine/serine exporter family protein; translation: MSAQPSASYEVTQVCLLAGKIMLQCGGETYRVEDTMMRIAAAYGYENSHSFVTPTGIIFAIDGSAPTTRLFRIGERSTDLKKVTLVNHISRRISGDGLPAAEALRLLQRIDKARLAYPLWLQIAAATVSSGCFAIMFRGGWPEFVPAMLAGGIGFSLLLYVHGLVRIKFFAEFLASIAIGTVSYLCVTYGLGRDLDKIIIGSVMPLVPGLLITNAVRDLMAGHLVSGISKGAEAFLTAFAIGAGIACVLSLG
- a CDS encoding MBL fold metallo-hydrolase, encoding MEKHQIADGIVLYMFEPRPDRHYGYNITALIENGKAMLIDTAFEEHAQQVYEDLTSQGIAIEGVILTHFHADHIYGLKALPEVPIYGSAHYQVTLDMWTDPGDHPCFTPDIVFDEPLHLPFGSFELTLFSFPGHAHCSALVLINGQYAHIGDELMFTNGGEAILPSVDSGQYVARHRDSLDKLRKYGDYALIPSHGPIISGREAIERAIANRIAYFEAILVSEQPLSYDEAVQNCDGPFLHQEWHHNVYRS